The following coding sequences lie in one Candidatus Terasakiella magnetica genomic window:
- the purQ gene encoding phosphoribosylformylglycinamidine synthase subunit PurQ: MKAAVIVFPGSNCDRDMLVGIEHSLGRAPEMVWHKETELPDVDFIAVPGGFSYGDALRCGAMSAHSPIMREVVKKANQGVRVLGVCNGFQILTEAGLLPGVLMRNAKLKFICKDVHLKVENAETEFTNKYSAGQAIRIPVAHHDGNFHADSDVLAAIEENNQVAFRYCDEAGNATPEANINGSRNNIAGIFNEKKNILGMMPHPERLCEEALGGTDGKPMFDALVEALS, encoded by the coding sequence ATGAAAGCCGCTGTAATTGTTTTTCCGGGTTCAAACTGTGACCGCGATATGCTGGTCGGGATTGAACATTCCTTAGGCCGCGCGCCTGAGATGGTCTGGCATAAAGAAACTGAATTGCCAGATGTTGATTTTATTGCCGTACCAGGCGGGTTCTCTTATGGAGATGCCTTGCGTTGTGGTGCCATGTCTGCCCATTCACCGATCATGCGTGAAGTGGTGAAAAAGGCAAATCAGGGCGTGCGCGTTCTGGGTGTCTGTAACGGTTTCCAGATTTTGACAGAAGCAGGCCTGTTGCCGGGTGTGTTGATGCGTAACGCAAAATTGAAATTCATCTGTAAAGACGTTCATTTGAAAGTCGAAAATGCAGAGACTGAATTTACAAACAAATATAGCGCTGGTCAGGCCATCCGTATTCCGGTTGCGCACCATGATGGTAACTTCCATGCTGACAGTGATGTGCTTGCTGCGATTGAAGAGAACAATCAAGTGGCTTTTCGTTACTGCGATGAAGCAGGTAACGCAACGCCTGAGGCCAATATCAATGGGTCGCGCAATAACATTGCGGGTATTTTCAATGAAAAGAAAAACATCCTGGGCATGATGCCTCACCCTGAGCGTCTCTGCGAAGAGGCACTTGGCGGCACAGATGGCAAGCCGATGTTTGATGCACTTGTGGAGGCTTTATCATGA
- the purS gene encoding phosphoribosylformylglycinamidine synthase subunit PurS: protein MKAKVHVTLKNGVLDPQGKAVEHALGTLGFAGVGEVRIGKYIELELNDDAEKSKENIENMCKKLLANTVIENFDVEIVE, encoded by the coding sequence GTGAAAGCTAAAGTCCATGTGACCCTTAAAAACGGCGTTCTTGATCCTCAAGGCAAAGCTGTAGAACACGCTCTTGGTACCCTCGGTTTTGCCGGTGTCGGTGAAGTTCGTATCGGTAAATATATCGAATTGGAACTCAACGATGATGCAGAAAAATCCAAAGAGAATATCGAAAACATGTGTAAGAAATTGCTTGCAAACACAGTGATCGAAAACTTCGACGTGGAAATCGTTGAGTAA
- the purC gene encoding phosphoribosylaminoimidazolesuccinocarboxamide synthase, producing the protein MARRRQIYEGKAKVLFEGPEPGTIVQYFKDDATAFNAEKTGTITGKGVLNNRITEYVFTKLADLGIPTHFIRRLNMREQLCRQCEIVPLEVVVRNIATGSLVKRLGIEDGTRLPRSIVEYYYKDDALGDPLVSEEHVTAFGWANPMELEEMTGMALRINDFLSGLFAAIGIQLVDFKLEFGRVYDQDQMRLVLADEFSPDNCRLWDAETGEKMDKDRFRQDLGGVGEAYQEVARRLGIEPEGDGPGDHKGPDTVQ; encoded by the coding sequence GTTCTTTTTGAAGGGCCGGAACCGGGGACCATCGTTCAGTATTTTAAAGATGATGCGACTGCGTTTAACGCAGAAAAAACAGGCACCATCACAGGTAAAGGCGTGTTAAACAACCGCATTACCGAATATGTATTTACCAAGCTTGCCGATTTGGGCATTCCAACACATTTCATTCGCCGCCTCAATATGCGCGAACAACTGTGTCGCCAATGCGAAATCGTTCCTCTTGAAGTGGTTGTGCGCAATATCGCAACGGGCTCATTAGTGAAACGACTCGGCATTGAAGACGGCACACGCCTGCCGCGCTCCATCGTTGAATATTATTATAAAGACGATGCACTGGGCGACCCGTTGGTGTCTGAAGAACATGTCACCGCATTTGGTTGGGCAAACCCGATGGAACTGGAAGAGATGACGGGCATGGCGCTGCGCATCAATGATTTCCTGTCCGGCCTATTTGCTGCCATTGGTATCCAGCTTGTTGATTTCAAACTTGAGTTCGGTCGTGTGTATGACCAAGACCAGATGCGTCTTGTTCTAGCTGACGAATTCAGCCCGGATAACTGCCGCCTGTGGGATGCAGAAACCGGTGAGAAAATGGATAAGGATCGTTTCCGCCAAGATCTTGGTGGCGTCGGTGAAGCTTATCAGGAAGTGGCACGTCGTTTGGGCATTGAGCCTGAAGGCGATGGCCCCGGTGACCATAAAGGCCCGGATACCGTACAATAA
- a CDS encoding globin-coupled sensor protein: MSQPSVSITERMEFLRLDQSSRVRLREAWSVILPQLNFVLDEFYNHLVSVPLLKEKIGSPERISGLKGAQSSHWEALFSGEFDESYMQRVRTVGETHYRIGLEQNWYMGGYCLVLNRICEVIAKAYKRNAIKAAEIINVVNKAVFLDMDLALSVYHDMHQQASRDRQARRNDAIEMFNCATTPLLSSMKESGIDLMSMANTMFVNANQTSEHAELVATKASEASQNVDTVAQNAEELEVSIHEIAEKVIQSQEISGEAVTQVETTNQLVSGLSEASDQIGQVINLINDIAGQTNMLALNATIEAARAGQAGKGFAVVASEVKKLANQTAQATDQIAKQVSNIQNATHQTTGAMETIGSVITQSSDIAQMIATAVEQQNIAIKEITHNAHEASDGTRAMSETIVKVEEAASQTKSNAENLQGTSDTMQNISKGLTIEIEHFFDTVQKLKVDPHGTQPNIMKIDLEEETAQEDDLELF, from the coding sequence ATGAGCCAGCCGTCTGTCTCTATAACTGAGCGCATGGAGTTTTTGCGTCTTGATCAAAGCTCGCGGGTAAGGTTACGCGAAGCTTGGAGCGTGATTTTACCGCAGTTAAATTTTGTGCTGGATGAGTTTTATAACCATCTGGTCTCTGTTCCTCTTTTAAAAGAGAAAATCGGCTCACCAGAACGCATTAGTGGGCTTAAAGGGGCGCAATCCAGCCATTGGGAAGCATTGTTTTCTGGTGAGTTTGATGAAAGCTATATGCAGCGGGTGCGCACCGTAGGGGAAACGCATTATCGCATTGGGTTGGAGCAGAACTGGTATATGGGCGGCTATTGCCTTGTGCTTAACCGTATCTGTGAGGTGATCGCCAAGGCCTATAAACGCAATGCCATTAAAGCCGCAGAGATCATCAATGTGGTGAATAAGGCGGTTTTTCTGGATATGGATTTGGCCCTGTCTGTCTATCACGACATGCACCAACAGGCCTCGCGTGATCGTCAAGCGCGTCGCAATGATGCTATTGAGATGTTTAATTGCGCCACAACACCGTTGCTCTCTTCCATGAAAGAGTCCGGTATTGATTTAATGTCCATGGCAAACACTATGTTTGTTAATGCCAATCAAACCAGTGAACATGCAGAACTGGTGGCGACCAAGGCCAGTGAAGCGAGCCAAAATGTGGACACGGTTGCGCAAAACGCAGAAGAGCTGGAAGTCTCTATTCATGAAATTGCTGAAAAAGTCATCCAATCTCAAGAGATTTCAGGCGAAGCCGTCACCCAAGTGGAAACCACAAACCAGTTGGTCTCAGGCTTAAGTGAAGCCTCAGATCAAATCGGTCAGGTGATCAATCTGATTAATGATATTGCAGGCCAAACAAACATGCTGGCCCTGAACGCCACAATTGAGGCCGCGCGTGCAGGCCAAGCCGGAAAAGGCTTTGCGGTGGTTGCAAGCGAGGTTAAGAAACTGGCAAATCAAACTGCACAGGCGACCGATCAAATTGCCAAGCAGGTTTCAAATATTCAAAATGCAACTCATCAGACAACAGGGGCCATGGAAACCATTGGCTCGGTCATTACACAAAGCAGTGATATTGCACAGATGATTGCAACGGCGGTGGAACAGCAAAATATTGCCATTAAAGAAATCACCCATAACGCCCATGAGGCCTCAGATGGCACACGGGCCATGTCTGAAACGATTGTGAAGGTGGAAGAGGCCGCTTCACAAACCAAATCAAATGCAGAAAATCTACAAGGCACATCCGATACCATGCAGAATATCTCAAAGGGCTTAACCATTGAGATTGAACATTTCTTTGATACTGTGCAAAAGCTAAAGGTTGATCCCCATGGCACACAGCCCAATATCATGAAAATTGATCTAGAAGAAGAAACAGCCCAAGAAGATGATCTTGAGCTGTTTTAA
- the purL gene encoding phosphoribosylformylglycinamidine synthase subunit PurL: protein MSEITMDVVKEHGLSEDEWKLCLEIMGREPNLNELGIFSVMWSEHCSYKSSKKWLKTLPTEAPWVICGPGENAGIIDIGDNQAIIFKMESHNHPSYIEPYQGAATGVGGILRDVFTMGARPICNLNALRFGDIDHEKTRHLVSGVVSGISGYGNCVGVPTVAGECEFHSSYNGNNLVNAMAVGLADADKIFYSAAAGVGNPVVYFGSKTGRDGIHGATMASAEFTEDSEEKRPTVQVGDPFTEKLVIEATLELMKTGSIVAIQDMGAAGLTSSSFEMASKGGVGVELELDQVPMREEGMTPYELMLSESQERMLVILKPGMEDVAKAVMDKWDLEFAVIGKLTDTGNMVLKWDGEVVGDLPIDPLALASPEYDRPWVKTERPAELKASDVESNVGRIDALKTLIAHPNFASKRWIWEQYDHMVMGDTVGRPGGDSAIVRVHNTNKGIAVTSDCTPRYCYQDPHEGGKQIVAETYRNITAVGAKPMAVTDNLNFGNPERPEIMGQIVGCIEGIGEACRALTYPIVSGNVSLYNETNGTGILPTPTLGAVGLIDDIDQAASVAFKAEGQSIIVIGETKGWLGASRYLEVLCGREEGAPPAVDLAAELRNGDFVRAQILGGVKTCHDISDGGIAVAVAEMAMAGNIGCDVEIPTNVEHAYAWLFGEDQGRYIVTVDSDQADAFVVKAAKTGVTANIIGTTGGTEVILGGESVAVAELKDLHENWMPDYMAAGE, encoded by the coding sequence ATGAGTGAGATTACAATGGACGTCGTGAAAGAACACGGCCTTTCTGAAGACGAATGGAAGCTCTGCCTTGAGATCATGGGCCGTGAGCCAAACCTGAACGAACTGGGTATTTTCTCAGTCATGTGGTCTGAACACTGTTCGTATAAATCTTCCAAAAAATGGTTGAAAACCCTGCCAACAGAAGCCCCATGGGTGATCTGTGGTCCGGGTGAAAACGCAGGTATCATCGATATTGGTGATAACCAAGCGATTATCTTTAAAATGGAAAGCCATAACCACCCATCTTACATTGAACCCTACCAAGGTGCAGCCACAGGTGTTGGCGGTATCTTGCGCGATGTGTTCACCATGGGTGCGCGCCCGATCTGTAACCTGAACGCCCTGCGCTTTGGCGATATTGATCATGAAAAAACCCGCCACCTTGTTAGCGGTGTTGTTTCCGGTATTTCTGGGTATGGCAACTGCGTGGGTGTCCCAACGGTGGCGGGGGAATGTGAATTCCATAGCTCGTATAATGGCAACAACCTTGTAAATGCCATGGCTGTTGGCTTGGCTGATGCGGATAAAATTTTCTATTCTGCTGCAGCAGGCGTTGGCAACCCGGTTGTCTATTTTGGTTCTAAAACAGGTCGTGACGGTATCCACGGTGCGACCATGGCCTCAGCAGAATTTACCGAAGATTCTGAAGAAAAGCGTCCTACAGTTCAAGTAGGTGACCCGTTCACCGAGAAGCTTGTGATTGAAGCAACACTGGAGCTGATGAAAACAGGTTCTATCGTTGCTATTCAAGATATGGGGGCTGCGGGCCTGACGTCATCATCTTTTGAGATGGCCTCAAAAGGTGGCGTGGGTGTTGAGCTTGAGCTTGACCAAGTGCCTATGCGTGAAGAAGGCATGACACCTTATGAGTTGATGCTCTCTGAATCTCAAGAACGTATGCTTGTGATCCTCAAGCCCGGCATGGAAGATGTTGCCAAGGCTGTGATGGATAAATGGGACCTTGAATTTGCTGTTATTGGTAAGCTAACCGATACGGGCAATATGGTTTTGAAATGGGACGGTGAAGTGGTTGGCGATCTGCCGATTGACCCGCTCGCATTGGCCTCACCTGAATATGATCGTCCATGGGTGAAAACAGAACGCCCAGCTGAGCTTAAAGCGTCTGACGTTGAAAGCAATGTGGGCCGCATCGATGCGCTTAAAACATTGATCGCTCATCCAAACTTCGCTTCCAAGCGTTGGATTTGGGAACAGTATGACCATATGGTTATGGGGGATACGGTTGGTCGTCCCGGTGGAGATAGCGCCATTGTTCGTGTGCATAACACCAATAAAGGGATCGCGGTAACATCGGATTGTACGCCACGTTATTGCTATCAAGACCCGCATGAAGGCGGCAAGCAAATCGTTGCTGAAACCTATCGTAACATCACAGCTGTGGGTGCAAAACCAATGGCTGTGACCGATAACCTCAACTTCGGTAATCCAGAGCGTCCAGAAATTATGGGCCAGATTGTGGGCTGTATTGAAGGTATTGGTGAGGCGTGTCGTGCGCTGACTTACCCAATCGTTTCTGGTAACGTTTCTTTATATAACGAAACCAACGGCACAGGCATTTTGCCAACCCCAACATTGGGCGCGGTGGGCTTAATTGATGATATCGATCAAGCGGCCTCTGTTGCCTTTAAAGCTGAAGGTCAATCCATCATCGTGATTGGTGAAACAAAAGGCTGGCTTGGGGCGTCGCGCTACCTTGAAGTCTTATGTGGTCGCGAAGAAGGTGCGCCTCCTGCTGTTGATTTAGCAGCTGAACTTCGCAATGGTGATTTCGTTCGCGCGCAGATTTTGGGCGGTGTTAAGACCTGTCACGATATCTCTGATGGCGGTATCGCTGTGGCCGTTGCGGAAATGGCTATGGCGGGCAACATCGGTTGTGATGTTGAAATCCCAACAAATGTAGAACATGCCTATGCATGGCTCTTTGGTGAAGACCAAGGCCGCTACATCGTAACGGTTGATAGCGATCAGGCCGATGCTTTTGTTGTGAAAGCTGCTAAAACGGGCGTTACAGCCAACATCATCGGCACAACAGGCGGCACTGAGGTCATCCTTGGTGGTGAGTCTGTTGCAGTCGCCGAGCTAAAAGACCTCCACGAAAACTGGATGCCAGACTATATGGCAGCTGGTGAGTAA